In Phoenix dactylifera cultivar Barhee BC4 chromosome 11, palm_55x_up_171113_PBpolish2nd_filt_p, whole genome shotgun sequence, the following are encoded in one genomic region:
- the LOC103714492 gene encoding uncharacterized protein LOC103714492, producing the protein MDVIQINRPCVLRRTTRSYSPSLVVRDKDSGDRRRREESSPQRSHLSHALQPPLSFPKYPSSQLLSSVATMTLPEKPLLKPFLLLLSLSLLLLLTPSFRRSSSPSAASAAAGGAATPLLRIRPGYNSYEDYIKHQLNKTLNPRLRRVWATRDWDRKVLVFARFFSDMKSRGLLSNNSRALCIGARLGQEVAALRRVGVDDAVGVDLVPSPPLVVAGDFHAQPFPDSSFDFEFSNVFDHALYPDRFVAEIERTLRPGGVAVLHVALHRRGDKYSANDLFGVDGVLGLFKHSDLVHVSNVDGFGLDTEVVLRKKKRPSQQ; encoded by the coding sequence ATGGACGTCATCCAAATAAATCGTCCATGCGTGCTCCGCCGGACCACCAGATCGTATTCTCCCTCTCTGGTAGTCCGAGATAAGGACTCGGGAGACCGccggagaagagaggagtcCTCTCCGCAGCGTTCGCATCTCTCTCACGCCCTCCAACCACCtctatcattcccaaaatacccctcctcCCAGCTCCTCTCCTCCGTCGCCACCATGACCCTTCCCGAAAAGCCCCTCCTCAaacctttcctcctcctcctctccctctccctcctcctcctcctcacccCTTCCTTCCGCCGTTCCTCCTCGCCCTCCGCCGcatccgccgccgccggcggggCTGCCACCCCGCTCCTCCGCATCCGCCCGGGCTACAATTCCTACGAGGACTACATCAAGCACCAGCTAAACAAGACCCTCAACCCCCGTCTCCGCCGCGTCTGGGCCACCCGCGACTGGGACCGAAAAGTCCTCGTCTTCGCCCGCTTCTTCTCCGACATGAAATCCCGGGGCCTCCTCTCGAACAACTCCCGCGCGCTCTGCATCGGCGCCCGCCTTGGCCAGGAGGTCGCCGCCCTCCGCCGCGTCGGCGTCGACGACGCCGTCGGCGTGGACCTCGTCCCCTCCCCACCCCTCGTCGTCGCCGGCGACTTCCACGCCCAGCCCTTCCCCGACTCCTCCTTCGACTTCGAGTTCTCCAACGTCTTCGACCACGCCCTCTACCCCGACCGCTTTGTCGCCGAGATCGAGCGCACCCTCCGCCCCGGCGGCGTCGCCGTCCTCCACGTCGCCCTCCACCGCCGCGGCGATAAGTACTCGGCCAACGACCTCTTCGGCGTCGACGGCGTCCTCGGCCTCTTCAAACACTCCGACCTAGTCCATGTCTCCAACGTTGACGGCTTCGGCCTCGACACCGAGGTCGTCCTCCGGAAAAAAAAGCGTCCAAGCCAACAATAA
- the LOC103714493 gene encoding fasciclin-like arabinogalactan protein 3, translated as MALNSQVVILLLLPFLLLSSAMAFNITMILEPFPEFATFSNYLSQTKLVHEINHRQTITVLVVDNSRISAISSLPEESLKHVMEVHVILDYYDIRKISSIPRKSFLLTTLFQTTGIATNRMGFLNLTHKAGKSVVFGSAVRGAPHTSILIKKIVTMPYNISVLQISEPIIPPGIYGAPPIAPVSAPPKKTDPSMEAPEADDTSIESPEDDIVDALADAPGESAETPADSPKADESVSDAPEEPSTLRKKVINVSASTSLSSRLSIGAILRLVMGIVFLRAL; from the coding sequence ATGGCCCTTAATTCCCAAGTTgtgatcctcctcctccttcctttccTCCTTTTATCCTCTGCCATGGCCTTTAACATCACAATGATTCTTGAACCATTCCCTGAGTTCGCCACCTTCAGCAACTACCTCAGCCAGACAAAACTTGTTCATGAAATCAACCACCGTCAAACCATTACTGTTCTCGTTGTTGACAACTCTAGAATATCTGCAATCTCCTCCCTCCCCGAAGAAAGCCTCAAGCATGTCATGGAAGTCCATGTCATCTTAGACTATTATGACATTAGAAAGATCAGTAGCATACCGCGCAAGAGCTTCCTCCTCACCACCCTCTTTCAAACCACCGGCATTGCTACTAATAGAATGGGGTTCTTGAACCTCACTCATAAGGCTGGCAAGTCGGTGGTGTTTGGGTCCGCCGTCCGAGGAGCCCCACATACCTCAATCTTGATTAAGAAGATTGTGACAATGCCATATAATATTTCAGTGCTTCAGATTTCTGAGCCCATCATCCCACCTGGCATTTATGGTGCACCACCCATCGCCCCTGTATCGGCCCCACCAAAGAAGACCGATCCCTCGATGGAGGCTCCAGAGGCAGATGATACTTCTATAGAGTCTCCAGAAGATGACATTGTTGATGCCCTTGCAGACGCACCAGGAGAAAGTGCCGAAACTCCTGCTGACTCTCCAAAAGCAGATGAGTCGGTCTCAGATGCACCTGAGGAGCCATCTACCTTACGTAAGAAAGTCATTAATGTGTCCGCAAGCACATCTTTGAGCAGCCGACTATCAATTGGTGCTATCCTCAGACTTGTCATGGGCATTGTATTCTTAAGAGCTCTTtga
- the LOC103714494 gene encoding fasciclin-like arabinogalactan protein 3, with product MALKPQVVILVLFPFLLLSSTMAFNITMILEPFPEFATFSNYLNQTKLVHEINHRQTITVLVVDNSRMSAISSLPEESLKHVMEVHVILDYYDIRKISRIPRRSFLLTTLFQTTGIATNRMGFLNLTHKAGESVVFGSAVRGAPHTSILIKKIVTMPYNISVLQISEPIIPPGIYGAPPIAPVSAPPKKTDPSVEAPEADDTPIESPEDDIVDAPADAPGESVETPADSPKADESVSDALEEPSTSRKKVIDASASTSLSNRLSIGAILGLVMGIVFLRAL from the coding sequence ATGGCCCTTAAGCCCCAAGTTGTGATCCTCGTCCTCTTTCCTTTCCTCCTTCTATCCTCTACCATGGCCTTTAACATCACAATGATTCTTGAGCCATTCCCCGAGTTCGCCACCTTCAGCAACTACCTCAACCAGACAAAGCTTGTCCATGAAATCAACCACCGTCAAACCATCACCGTTCTCGTCGTTGACAACTCTAGAATGTCTGCAATCTCCTCCCTCCCCGAAGAAAGCCTCAAGCATGTTATGGAAGTCCATGTCATCTTAGACTATTATGATATTAGAAAGATCAGTCGCATACCGCGCAGGAGCTTCCTCCTCACCACCCTCTTTCAAACCACCGGCATTGCTACTAACAGAATGGGGTTCTTGAACCTCACTCATAAGGCTGGCGAGTCGGTGGTGTTTGGGTCTGCCGTCCGAGGAGCCCCACATACCTCAATCTTGATTAAGAAGATTGTGACAATGCCATATAATATTTCAGTGCTTCAGATTTCTGAGCCCATCATTCCACCTGGCATTTATGGTGCACCACCCATCGCCCCTGTATCAGCCCCACCAAAGAAGACCGATCCCTCGGTGGAGGCTCCAGAGGCAGACGATACTCCTATAGAGTCTCCAGAAGATGACATTGTTGATGCCCCTGCAGACGCTCCAGGAGAAAGCGTCGAAACCCCTGCTGACTCTCCAAAAGCAGATGAGTCGGTCTCCGATGCACTTGAGGAGCCATCTACCTCACGCAAGAAAGTCATTGATGCATCCGCAAGCACATCTTTGAGCAACCGACTATCAATTGGTGCTATCCTCGGACTTGTTATGGGCATTGTATTCTTAAGAGCTCTTTGA
- the LOC103714457 gene encoding zinc finger protein CONSTANS-LIKE 7 — translation MPGWPSASSWISSRSTRSTSCSWTGSPRSPVSSTTTTAGAGSPPSPPSSVAPPPPETDRRRWSSSAVWDGDEDGLARRVLRGRERWVYCCSSAASSSEEEVASSGAGVDLWRGAPQAPLLKLDYEEVLTAWSDRGSLYIDGEGPQIVPELHRTASPVFVEVGSTGWRVPESDRMEGKEVRNREARVMRYKEKRRSRHFSKQIRYEVRKLNAEKRPRLKGRFVRRKEE, via the exons ATGCCGGGGTGGCCGAGTGCCAGCAGCTGGATCTCTTCCCGCTCCACCCGGAGCACCTCCTGCTCCTGGACAGGGAGCCCCCGGTCTCCTGTCTCCTCGACGACGACGACGGCGGGGGCGGGGAGCCCACCCTCACCGCCCTCCTCGGTGGCGCCGCCTCCACCGGAGACGGATCGTCGCCGGTGGTCGTCGTCGGCGGTGTGGGACGGCGATGAGGACGGGCTGGCCCGAAGGGTGCTGCGTGGGCGGGAGCGGTGGGTGTACTGCtgctcctccgccgcctcctcgtCGGAGGAGGAGGTCGCCAGCAGCGGCGCCGGCGTCGATCTATGGCGCGGTGCGCCGCAGGCGCCCTTGCTTAAGCTGGACTACGAGGAGGTCCTCACCGCCTGGTCCGATCGGGGATCCCTCTACATCGATGGGGAGGGACCTCAAATCGTTCCTGAGCTCCACCGTACCGCCTCTCCG GTTTTCGTGGAAGTTGGGAGCACGGGATGGAGGGTTCCGGAGAGTGATCGGATGGAGGGGAAGGAGGTGAGGAACAGGGAAGCGAGGGTGATGCGTtacaaggagaagaggaggagtcgGCACTTCTCCAAGCAGATCCGTTACGAGGTTCGGAAGCTCAACGCCGAGAAACGCCCACGATTGAag GGTCGATTTGTAAGGAGGAAAGAGGAGTAA